One window from the genome of Kryptolebias marmoratus isolate JLee-2015 linkage group LG1, ASM164957v2, whole genome shotgun sequence encodes:
- the LOC112449767 gene encoding uncharacterized protein LOC112449767, which yields MGYCEVHSKLKVNFSLFLVEGKSVYAVVSGWILVSVSGSHFVKVQPGEDVTLNSSIMTTADSVKVWFRLDNRNMTNCIAIMINKDPSVNYCEGNPNGTFKMSLTTSTVSLQIKKVNSSDSGWYFCVFYTNTFLFNVTYLHVNGTSDFKEEVKDQKTWDDSIKFCIGLRSGLSALLLIIIVGLVVEIKKLQKAVDENKDPRQKENLDSDYLNHSSVTFKRNTRR from the exons ATGGGTTATTGTGAAGTTCATTCAAAATTGAAagttaatttttctttgtttttagttgaaGGTAAATCAGTTTATGCTGTTGTTTCAGGTTGGATCTTGGTCTCAGTTTCTGGGTCTCACTTTGTAAAGGTCCAGCCTGGTGAAGATGTCACACTTAACAGCTCCATCATGACCACAGCTGATTCTGTAAAAGTCTGGTTTAGACTGGATAACAGAAACATGACCAACTGCATCGCTATCATGATAAATAAAGATCCATCTGTTAATTATTGTGAGGGAAACCCAAatggaacatttaaaatgagtttgaccACCTCCACTGTCTCACTTCAGatcaaaaaagtaaattcaTCAGATTCTGGATGgtatttctgtgtattttacacaaacacttttcttttcaatgTGACATATTTACATGTAAACG GAACCAGTGACTTTAAGGAGGAGGTCAAGGATCAAa AAACCTGGGATGACAGCATAAAGTTTTGTATTGGACTTCGTAGTGGGCTGAGTGCTCTGCTCCTAATCATTATTGTTGGTCTGGTTGTTGAAAtcaaaaaactccaaaaag ctgttgatgaaaacaaagatcCACGTCAGAAGGAG AACCTGGACTCAGATTATTTGAACCACTCCTCTGtcacttttaaaagaaacaccaGAAGATAA